One genomic region from Glaciimonas sp. PAMC28666 encodes:
- a CDS encoding biotin--[acetyl-CoA-carboxylase] ligase — protein sequence MTNPLSAERILALSGSLPDQMTIEVVTETGSTNADLLALIQKTQETPEPQTSPTRSPMLLIAEQQTAGRGRAGRSWLSAPSTALMFSLAWRFDLPLQKLVGLPLAVGVAVATGLNSFLRQTNVAGDTTETGEIDFGIRLKWPNDLLLGDGKLGGILIETANAESNAIGSGSAWAVIGVGINLAIPAEMQKQLNRSVANLPGSGPGTERAICDRNLLMATILSSLTRVLNQFQQNGLVTFVGPWNRLHAHAGRPVVIMDQGTVLQEGLALGIDEIGRFLLQTAQADHPIAIMAGDVSLRAKET from the coding sequence ATGACAAATCCTCTTTCTGCGGAGCGTATCCTTGCGCTTTCCGGCTCCCTCCCCGATCAAATGACCATTGAGGTTGTAACGGAGACTGGTTCGACTAACGCCGACTTGCTGGCACTGATACAAAAAACACAAGAAACCCCAGAACCGCAGACTAGCCCAACGCGTTCGCCAATGCTGCTCATCGCTGAACAACAAACCGCTGGTCGAGGCCGCGCTGGCCGCAGCTGGCTTTCAGCGCCGTCGACTGCGTTGATGTTTTCGCTGGCATGGCGGTTTGACCTGCCGCTCCAAAAGCTGGTCGGCCTGCCGCTTGCCGTCGGCGTGGCGGTGGCAACCGGCTTAAACAGTTTCCTGCGCCAAACCAATGTCGCTGGCGATACCACAGAGACAGGAGAGATCGATTTCGGGATTCGATTGAAATGGCCTAACGATCTGCTATTGGGTGACGGCAAGCTGGGCGGTATTCTGATAGAAACCGCGAACGCCGAATCCAACGCAATCGGTAGTGGGTCTGCCTGGGCGGTAATCGGCGTCGGTATCAATCTTGCCATTCCTGCAGAGATGCAAAAGCAACTCAACCGCAGTGTTGCCAATTTGCCGGGGTCCGGCCCGGGCACGGAACGCGCCATCTGTGACCGCAATCTTTTGATGGCCACAATATTATCTAGCCTGACTCGGGTCTTGAATCAATTCCAACAAAATGGTCTGGTCACGTTTGTCGGCCCTTGGAACCGACTCCACGCGCACGCTGGACGACCAGTCGTCATCATGGATCAGGGAACTGTGCTGCAGGAAGGTCTTGCGCTGGGGATAGATGAAATCGGTCGCTTTTTGCTACAAACCGCGCAAGCGGACCATCCTATCGCTATCATGGCAGGCGATGTGTCACTGCGCGCAAAGGAAACGTAA
- a CDS encoding MlaE family ABC transporter permease, which produces MPNPDVQLPAVALVHPHDESDNTGHPGGDKDEVGLTGGLTVIVSGNWQVHALTRPGVMRSLQSSLGNLTRLTRRVAHQPLRWDLSKVTALDHIGAQLLWNAWGKKRPVFLLLSRQHRDFFKRLEDAGALSLPAAPPPRRLLIVIYDWTQVCIDHLTGFVALIGQFILDLMRMLRLPHRAPWKEISANIYHIGFQALGITAIVGFLIGVVLSFLSAQQLHTFGGDIYLVNILGMSIIRELGPLLAAILVAGRSGSAITAQLGVMRVTQELDAMEVMGLPHGFRLILPRVIALLVAMPLLVIWTDAIALIGGMTAAQLQLGLSPTYFLQQLPGAVALPNYLIGLGKGAVFGGLIAMVACHFGLRIEPNTESLGQGTTTSVVSAITIVILADAVFAILFSGVGF; this is translated from the coding sequence ATGCCGAATCCCGATGTTCAACTCCCTGCCGTCGCACTCGTTCATCCCCATGATGAAAGTGACAATACCGGCCATCCCGGCGGTGATAAAGACGAAGTTGGGTTGACTGGCGGGTTGACTGTAATCGTCAGCGGAAACTGGCAGGTCCACGCGCTGACACGGCCAGGGGTGATGCGATCGCTGCAATCGTCCTTAGGAAATTTGACGCGTTTGACGCGTCGCGTCGCGCATCAACCGTTGCGCTGGGATTTGTCGAAAGTCACGGCGCTCGACCATATCGGCGCGCAGCTACTATGGAACGCGTGGGGGAAAAAACGTCCGGTTTTCCTGCTACTTTCGCGCCAGCACAGGGATTTTTTCAAGCGACTGGAAGACGCCGGAGCGTTATCGTTACCGGCGGCGCCGCCGCCGCGGCGTTTGTTGATCGTCATTTACGACTGGACGCAGGTCTGTATCGATCATCTGACCGGTTTTGTTGCGTTGATCGGGCAATTCATTCTGGACTTGATGCGCATGCTGCGATTGCCGCATCGGGCACCCTGGAAAGAGATCTCGGCTAACATCTATCATATTGGCTTTCAGGCGTTAGGCATTACTGCGATTGTCGGATTTTTGATTGGTGTAGTGCTATCGTTTCTCTCCGCACAACAGTTACATACTTTTGGCGGCGATATTTATCTCGTCAACATTCTCGGGATGAGCATCATCCGAGAGCTGGGACCATTGCTGGCGGCGATTCTGGTCGCCGGGCGCTCCGGGTCCGCGATCACCGCGCAACTCGGAGTGATGCGCGTTACGCAGGAACTGGACGCGATGGAGGTCATGGGGCTTCCACATGGGTTTCGTTTGATCTTGCCGCGGGTGATTGCCTTGTTGGTCGCGATGCCATTATTGGTGATATGGACGGATGCGATAGCGTTAATTGGGGGAATGACCGCAGCGCAATTGCAACTCGGGTTGTCGCCGACTTATTTTTTACAACAATTGCCGGGCGCGGTTGCTTTGCCTAATTATCTGATCGGGCTTGGAAAGGGCGCAGTGTTTGGTGGCCTGATCGCCATGGTTGCCTGTCATTTCGGTTTGCGCATTGAACCGAACACTGAGAGTCTGGGGCAAGGTACCACCACCTCTGTTGTGAGCGCGATTACGATTGTCATACTTGCCGACGCAGTGTTTGCGATTCTGTTTAGCGGAGTAGGGTTTTGA
- a CDS encoding alpha/beta hydrolase produces the protein MNAQTTPFSISGPAGALECALDLPDAELFPTPRGLALVAHPHPLFGGTMDNKVAHTLARGFLALGYVAVRMNFRGVGQSAGVYDEGHGETDDMAALLVHMRQTYPALPLALGGFSFGTFVQSQLQQRLIADASAVGAPAAGAPAERLVLVGAAAGKWPMPTVPANSILIHGELDETIPLSAVFEWARPQDIPVIVIPGADHFFHRRLQHIKNLMVEMWHR, from the coding sequence ATGAACGCACAGACCACTCCTTTTTCCATCTCTGGCCCGGCCGGAGCGCTAGAATGCGCCTTGGACCTTCCTGACGCAGAGCTATTTCCCACGCCAAGAGGTCTGGCTTTGGTCGCGCATCCTCATCCCCTTTTCGGCGGCACCATGGACAACAAGGTTGCCCATACCCTGGCACGCGGGTTTTTGGCACTTGGATATGTTGCGGTACGGATGAATTTTCGCGGCGTCGGACAATCCGCGGGCGTGTATGACGAGGGGCATGGCGAAACGGATGATATGGCAGCGTTGCTGGTGCACATGCGCCAAACATATCCTGCATTGCCGCTGGCTCTGGGCGGGTTTTCATTCGGCACCTTTGTGCAATCGCAATTGCAGCAGCGCTTAATTGCTGATGCGTCGGCGGTCGGCGCTCCGGCGGCCGGCGCCCCGGCAGAACGCCTGGTATTGGTCGGAGCAGCGGCCGGGAAATGGCCAATGCCAACCGTGCCAGCTAACAGTATTTTGATCCATGGCGAACTCGATGAAACAATTCCGTTAAGCGCAGTGTTTGAATGGGCGCGTCCGCAAGACATACCGGTTATCGTCATTCCCGGTGCGGATCATTTTTTTCATCGTAGATTGCAACATATCAAGAACTTGATGGTCGAAATGTGGCATCGCTAA
- a CDS encoding ferredoxin — MTDNPSEIQVDADAHANAEIAPAQPFYAHHVFFCLNQRAPGDRVCCANNGAQAAQEHAKRRIKALGLAGDGKVRINKAGCLERCEEGPALVIYPEGVWYTYVDTEDIDEIIDVHIVGGKIVERLKI, encoded by the coding sequence ATGACCGATAACCCAAGCGAGATTCAAGTCGACGCCGATGCCCATGCCAATGCCGAGATTGCCCCGGCACAGCCTTTTTATGCGCATCACGTCTTTTTTTGCCTTAATCAACGAGCGCCCGGTGACCGCGTCTGTTGTGCCAATAACGGCGCCCAGGCCGCTCAGGAGCACGCCAAGCGTCGCATCAAAGCGCTGGGTCTTGCGGGCGATGGCAAGGTCAGAATTAATAAGGCTGGTTGTCTTGAGCGCTGCGAAGAGGGGCCGGCGCTGGTTATTTATCCTGAAGGCGTGTGGTATACCTACGTCGACACCGAAGACATCGATGAAATTATCGACGTCCATATTGTCGGTGGAAAAATTGTTGAACGTCTAAAAATTTAA
- a CDS encoding D-alanyl-D-alanine carboxypeptidase family protein has translation MKKIFAALAATLLSASVAFAQTLPSPSVAAKSWLLLDTTSNQIVASQDADLRVEPASLAKIMTAYVVFDALKDKKLTLDQMVTVSVHAWKVDPSSSKMFIDPATPVSINDLLYGLMVVSGNDAAVALAEAVSGTEDAFVVQMNREAQRMGMKSTHFGNPHGLPSADTYTTSRDLAVLASHVITDFPEFYKIDSTKTFTYNKIKQPNRNRLLWSDPSVDGMKTGHTNSAGYSIIASAKRPNGTGERRLLAVVVGTNSDQTRTQEAQKLLNWGFQNFDTVKLYAKGQAVATPQVWKGAKSEIKVGFDHDIFVTVPKGVAEKIKPVLERTDPLIAPIGLGNKVGTLKIMVGDKALTQLDVLALEEVNQASIFGRIWDSIRLFFKKL, from the coding sequence ATGAAAAAAATATTCGCAGCGTTAGCTGCAACACTCTTGTCCGCTTCGGTAGCTTTCGCTCAGACCTTGCCGTCACCTTCTGTCGCTGCCAAGTCCTGGCTGTTGCTGGACACTACCAGCAACCAGATCGTCGCCTCACAAGATGCAGATTTGCGTGTCGAGCCGGCATCGTTAGCCAAGATCATGACGGCATATGTCGTATTTGATGCGCTGAAGGACAAAAAACTGACGTTGGATCAGATGGTGACCGTCTCGGTCCATGCATGGAAAGTGGATCCTAGCAGCTCAAAAATGTTTATCGATCCAGCGACGCCGGTTTCAATTAATGACCTGCTATATGGCTTGATGGTTGTTTCGGGCAATGATGCCGCTGTGGCATTGGCGGAAGCCGTGTCCGGTACTGAAGATGCGTTTGTCGTGCAAATGAATCGCGAAGCACAACGCATGGGGATGAAATCCACCCATTTTGGCAACCCACACGGGTTGCCGAGTGCTGATACCTACACGACGTCACGTGATTTGGCAGTGCTTGCCTCACACGTGATCACTGATTTCCCAGAGTTTTATAAAATCGATTCCACCAAAACCTTCACCTACAACAAGATCAAACAACCCAACCGCAACCGCTTGCTATGGTCCGATCCGTCTGTTGACGGCATGAAGACCGGCCATACCAATAGCGCCGGGTATTCGATCATTGCTTCTGCTAAGCGTCCTAATGGAACCGGCGAACGCCGTCTGCTGGCAGTCGTGGTCGGAACCAATTCGGATCAGACCCGCACGCAGGAAGCTCAAAAGTTGTTGAACTGGGGCTTCCAGAACTTTGACACTGTCAAGTTATACGCCAAGGGCCAGGCAGTCGCTACGCCGCAGGTGTGGAAGGGCGCAAAAAGCGAAATCAAAGTTGGATTTGACCACGACATATTTGTGACCGTGCCAAAAGGCGTTGCTGAAAAAATCAAGCCAGTGCTGGAACGGACAGATCCTTTGATTGCGCCAATCGGCTTGGGCAACAAAGTCGGTACGTTGAAAATTATGGTGGGCGATAAAGCGTTGACGCAATTGGATGTGCTGGCGTTGGAAGAAGTGAATCAGGCCAGTATTTTTGGTCGGATCTGGGATTCGATTCGCTTATTCTTTAAGAAGCTGTAA
- a CDS encoding MlaD family protein, whose protein sequence is MENKAHALIAGLFTVALLVAAILGVLWFNGDRVQRMPYEIATKLSVPGLNPQADVRYRGLNVGRVDTIVFDPQSPGQILIRLKINLDTPMTPATFGTLGYQGVTGIAYIQLDDDGSNPAKLASSASKPARIPLRPSLFDNIQTKGAAILLQAEETVAKLNGLLSPDNQKVMVSAFSDVSKTANRFESIPGQLAPTLAKLPAMTEQLNQALTSITALSQNMTVLSNNLNTLTAGLQTPDGAVARLSATMANVGSVADSVQYDALPRFNVLASEARSSVRALNETLDNFNRQPQSILFGSKGIPPGPGEAGFRAP, encoded by the coding sequence ATGGAAAATAAAGCACATGCATTAATTGCAGGACTATTTACCGTGGCCTTGTTAGTGGCGGCGATTCTGGGCGTCCTGTGGTTCAACGGCGACCGCGTCCAGCGTATGCCTTATGAAATCGCCACCAAGCTGTCGGTCCCGGGACTCAATCCACAGGCCGATGTGCGGTATCGAGGCCTCAACGTTGGTAGAGTGGACACGATTGTTTTCGATCCGCAGAGTCCGGGGCAGATTCTTATTCGCCTGAAAATTAATCTCGATACGCCGATGACACCGGCGACGTTTGGCACGCTGGGATATCAAGGCGTTACAGGAATCGCCTACATACAGTTGGATGACGATGGTAGCAATCCGGCCAAATTGGCCAGCAGCGCCAGCAAACCTGCACGCATACCGCTACGGCCCAGTTTGTTCGATAATATTCAAACCAAGGGAGCAGCAATTTTGTTACAGGCAGAGGAAACCGTAGCCAAATTAAATGGTCTACTTTCTCCCGATAATCAAAAGGTCATGGTGTCCGCATTCAGCGATGTGAGTAAAACCGCGAACCGGTTTGAATCAATTCCGGGTCAATTAGCGCCGACACTTGCCAAGCTGCCAGCGATGACTGAGCAATTGAATCAGGCGTTGACGTCAATTACGGCGCTGTCGCAAAATATGACTGTGCTGAGTAATAATTTGAATACCTTGACCGCCGGTTTACAGACGCCGGATGGTGCAGTAGCGCGGTTGTCGGCGACGATGGCAAACGTCGGATCCGTTGCCGATAGCGTGCAGTACGATGCACTACCAAGGTTTAACGTGTTGGCGTCCGAGGCGCGCTCATCCGTGCGCGCATTGAATGAGACGTTGGATAACTTTAACCGCCAGCCACAGAGTATTTTGTTTGGTAGTAAGGGCATTCCGCCCGGACCAGGCGAAGCGGGCTTTCGTGCGCCATAA
- a CDS encoding DUF493 family protein codes for MTMPTISPEDSLIVYPSDFPIKIMGPTHDAFAETIVGVVVQHDPTFHIDKLEVRPSAKGNYTGLTVTVLATSREQLDNLYSALSTHPMVKMVL; via the coding sequence ATGACTATGCCAACCATTTCCCCGGAAGACAGCCTGATCGTCTATCCGAGCGATTTTCCTATCAAGATCATGGGACCAACCCACGATGCGTTCGCCGAAACGATCGTCGGCGTCGTGGTGCAGCACGATCCAACTTTCCATATCGACAAGTTGGAAGTGCGGCCATCGGCCAAAGGTAACTATACCGGCCTGACAGTCACCGTGCTGGCTACCAGCCGCGAGCAGCTGGATAACTTGTACAGTGCTTTATCGACGCATCCGATGGTGAAAATGGTGCTTTGA
- a CDS encoding SPOR domain-containing protein: MLKIFFWLLLIINASLFALEHGVLNGTGFIKSGREPARLVNQLQADNIKLLSEEQTKTATTSPSTTNNPDAAMDSPAKVSATETPAPAPEPAPAPIVPTAFACMEIGNFSAPEARRFASQLAESAPSIKPVRRMVQEIASYRVYLPSLGSQDAANKKGEELLGMGINDFFVIQGAPPLLYGISLGTFKSEEASRTQLARLEEKGLTGMKVEARKATFGKVAFQLAEVDAQTKPRLEKIVASFARKEVRSCDEAPLSEKN; encoded by the coding sequence ATGTTGAAAATTTTTTTCTGGTTGCTATTAATCATCAACGCAAGTTTGTTCGCTTTAGAGCATGGCGTTCTAAACGGCACTGGCTTCATCAAAAGCGGACGAGAACCAGCCCGTTTAGTGAACCAACTTCAAGCGGACAACATTAAATTATTATCGGAAGAGCAAACCAAAACCGCAACAACGTCCCCCAGCACCACAAACAATCCTGATGCTGCGATGGATTCACCCGCCAAAGTGAGCGCAACAGAGACGCCGGCGCCGGCGCCCGAACCGGCACCAGCGCCGATAGTCCCGACCGCATTTGCCTGTATGGAAATCGGTAATTTTAGCGCCCCTGAAGCGCGAAGATTCGCTAGTCAGTTGGCTGAAAGTGCACCGTCTATCAAGCCAGTCCGTCGCATGGTGCAAGAAATCGCCAGCTACCGGGTTTACTTGCCTTCGCTTGGAAGCCAGGACGCTGCCAACAAAAAAGGTGAAGAGTTGCTTGGTATGGGAATCAACGATTTTTTTGTCATTCAGGGCGCGCCCCCACTTTTGTACGGGATTTCCCTCGGGACGTTCAAATCTGAAGAGGCCTCACGTACGCAACTTGCTCGCCTCGAAGAAAAGGGTCTGACTGGTATGAAAGTGGAGGCGCGCAAAGCGACATTTGGCAAAGTGGCTTTCCAATTGGCGGAGGTGGACGCGCAGACTAAGCCCCGGCTTGAAAAAATCGTAGCGAGCTTCGCCCGCAAGGAAGTCCGCAGTTGCGACGAAGCACCTCTGTCGGAAAAGAATTAA
- a CDS encoding VanZ family protein, translating into MTGSSLIIERRSSSQSSSFARVSLLIYLLLIIYASWYPFSGWRDVGLTPWAFLSAPLPHYWTVFDVWTNVLGYMPLGLLTVLVLPRKISLVWTVILVTVAGILFSGVMEAVQTYLPTRVSSNLDLLTNSIGAMLGSILGAIFRYRFGPESKLLLLRERWFNREASHGMVMVALWPVAQLAPLNHLFGFGQVTSMLSSWLSDWFEQPIDLAAWMTNDVQLSAEQYWMTESIITACGLIAAGLMLLILLRKGAPKVALTLFLIWVTLSVKAFASALLFTPENVLVWLTPGALTGLLVGAVILVALSFTPQRLQRWVAALALIISLVVVNVIPDNPYFVETLQTWSLGKFLNFNGAAQFLALLWPFFTLWFLCHPMHRAKRNDSGV; encoded by the coding sequence ATGACTGGTTCGTCACTTATTATAGAACGCCGCTCGTCATCTCAATCGTCATCGTTTGCGCGTGTCAGCTTATTGATATACCTGCTGCTGATCATTTACGCCAGTTGGTATCCGTTCAGCGGTTGGCGCGACGTCGGCTTGACGCCCTGGGCTTTTTTGTCGGCACCGTTGCCGCATTACTGGACCGTATTCGACGTGTGGACCAATGTCCTCGGCTATATGCCGCTTGGTCTGTTGACCGTGCTGGTACTCCCACGCAAGATTTCTCTGGTCTGGACGGTGATTCTGGTGACCGTGGCGGGTATCTTGTTTTCCGGCGTCATGGAAGCGGTACAAACTTATCTTCCCACCCGAGTTTCATCCAATCTCGACCTGCTAACCAACAGTATCGGCGCCATGTTGGGCAGCATACTGGGCGCTATATTTCGCTACCGGTTTGGTCCGGAAAGCAAATTGCTGTTGCTGCGGGAGCGATGGTTTAACCGTGAAGCCAGCCACGGGATGGTGATGGTGGCGTTGTGGCCGGTGGCACAACTCGCACCATTGAATCATTTGTTCGGCTTCGGACAAGTCACGTCAATGCTGTCGAGCTGGTTGTCGGACTGGTTTGAGCAGCCAATTGATCTGGCGGCCTGGATGACCAATGATGTACAGCTATCAGCCGAGCAATATTGGATGACGGAATCGATTATCACCGCTTGTGGTCTGATCGCTGCGGGTTTGATGCTGTTGATACTGTTGCGCAAAGGAGCTCCGAAGGTAGCGCTGACGCTCTTTTTGATATGGGTGACTCTTTCGGTTAAGGCCTTTGCATCCGCGTTATTATTTACCCCGGAAAATGTGCTGGTTTGGCTCACCCCCGGCGCATTAACCGGGCTATTAGTTGGGGCCGTAATATTGGTGGCACTGAGTTTCACGCCGCAGCGCCTTCAACGCTGGGTCGCTGCGTTGGCGTTGATCATTAGTCTGGTGGTTGTCAATGTGATTCCGGATAACCCCTATTTTGTCGAAACCTTGCAAACTTGGTCGCTCGGGAAATTTTTGAATTTCAACGGCGCGGCGCAATTTTTGGCGCTGTTATGGCCGTTTTTTACGCTTTGGTTTTTATGCCATCCTATGCACCGTGCGAAACGAAATGACTCCGGTGTATGA
- a CDS encoding D-amino acid aminotransferase: protein MQDSIVYLNGVMTPLSEARIPVLDRGFIFGDGVYEVIPIYAGKAFRAQHHMARLFRSLAAIDIPNPHNVEEWMSLINKVVAPYAQDDQMVYIHVTRGVAKRAHAFPKGALTPTVFIMTNPLVLPSDAVRAKGVSCVTMEDQRWLHCEIKSISLLGNVLAAQNAAEHGVVEAIQFRDGFLTEASSSNVWIVKDKVLMAPPKNNLILEGIRYGLIEELCAANDLQFIARKIARAEVFEADEVLLSSATKEILPVTVVDGKTIGNGQPGPIYKQLYQAYQGAKAALID from the coding sequence ATGCAAGATTCCATCGTCTACCTCAACGGCGTTATGACGCCCCTGTCGGAAGCGCGTATCCCCGTGCTCGACCGCGGCTTTATCTTTGGTGACGGTGTGTACGAGGTCATTCCTATCTATGCCGGTAAAGCATTTCGTGCGCAACATCATATGGCTCGGTTATTTCGTAGCCTCGCTGCGATAGATATTCCAAATCCGCATAACGTCGAAGAATGGATGTCATTGATCAATAAGGTTGTTGCGCCCTACGCACAAGACGATCAGATGGTCTACATTCACGTGACCCGTGGCGTTGCCAAACGAGCGCATGCATTTCCCAAAGGGGCGCTAACGCCTACGGTGTTCATTATGACCAATCCTTTGGTGCTGCCGAGCGATGCGGTACGCGCCAAAGGCGTATCATGTGTAACTATGGAAGACCAACGTTGGCTGCATTGTGAGATCAAGTCGATTTCATTGTTGGGCAATGTTCTTGCCGCGCAAAATGCGGCCGAACATGGGGTCGTGGAAGCGATCCAATTCCGTGATGGATTTCTGACCGAAGCATCGTCTTCCAATGTCTGGATCGTCAAAGACAAGGTCTTGATGGCACCCCCAAAGAATAATCTTATTCTGGAAGGTATCCGGTACGGTCTGATCGAAGAGTTGTGTGCTGCGAATGATTTGCAGTTTATTGCGCGCAAAATTGCCCGCGCGGAAGTATTCGAGGCCGATGAAGTGCTGCTGTCATCGGCAACCAAAGAAATTTTGCCCGTCACTGTAGTCGATGGCAAAACTATTGGAAATGGCCAACCCGGCCCCATCTACAAGCAGTTATATCAGGCTTATCAAGGAGCGAAAGCGGCCTTGATCGATTAA
- a CDS encoding type III pantothenate kinase has protein sequence MGLLLIDAGNTRIKWTLSDVPVGALACVPPAWQNVGSVAHAEIADLPFAWRALPVTRVLISNVAGNEIGARLQETLRLAFDGAVSPEWFASVPQLAGVSNGYRNPLQLGCDRFASAIGARSLYPHQALLLATCGTATTIDMINADGRFIGGMILPGLGLMANALAHGTAQLPLIIDHAFITSPFANNTEDAIISGCIAAQVGAISTALTLQRQHHPEMAIKCILTGGSAGVIAPYLLTPYEKVDHLVLTGLWTSIAAETER, from the coding sequence ATGGGACTACTGTTAATTGATGCAGGTAATACACGCATAAAGTGGACGTTATCGGACGTTCCGGTCGGCGCCCTGGCCTGCGTTCCTCCTGCCTGGCAAAACGTAGGCTCGGTAGCGCACGCCGAAATCGCCGATCTGCCCTTTGCCTGGCGCGCTTTGCCGGTAACCCGAGTGCTGATTTCTAATGTGGCTGGTAACGAGATTGGCGCGCGTCTGCAGGAAACGCTGCGACTTGCCTTCGATGGCGCTGTTTCGCCGGAATGGTTTGCTTCGGTGCCGCAACTCGCTGGCGTCTCAAACGGCTACCGCAATCCGCTGCAACTTGGTTGTGATCGCTTCGCTTCGGCAATCGGCGCGCGCAGCTTATATCCACACCAGGCACTATTGCTGGCGACCTGCGGCACGGCCACTACGATTGATATGATCAACGCCGACGGCAGGTTTATCGGTGGCATGATTTTGCCGGGACTGGGCCTGATGGCGAATGCATTGGCACATGGCACCGCACAGTTGCCATTGATCATCGACCATGCTTTCATCACCTCACCATTTGCAAACAATACCGAGGATGCCATTATTAGCGGCTGCATCGCCGCACAGGTCGGGGCAATTTCGACTGCGTTGACGTTACAACGTCAGCATCATCCAGAAATGGCAATAAAATGTATTCTTACGGGCGGCAGCGCTGGGGTGATAGCGCCCTATTTGTTGACGCCTTATGAGAAAGTCGATCATCTTGTCCTGACCGGACTGTGGACTAGCATTGCCGCAGAAACCGAACGCTGA
- a CDS encoding ABC-type transport auxiliary lipoprotein family protein, producing the protein MTKFNALLKAVLIMSILVVTGGCATSSAVRTQYDFGPLPSAISNPRSGARALPAVSLAEVVAPAGLDNTMMLYRLAYANDLQLRPYANSRWTMSPSQLFSQRLKARFGQAGGTVVSVSDGAINIPVLRIEMDDFSQTFDSASHSVVQITLRAAIFNGRLLQGQKMFSRSAVAQTADAAGGARAFSTASDALIDDLMDWLAGLSPNKSRQ; encoded by the coding sequence ATGACCAAGTTCAATGCGTTGCTTAAAGCAGTGCTGATAATGTCTATTCTGGTGGTGACTGGCGGCTGCGCGACATCGTCGGCGGTGCGCACACAATATGATTTTGGGCCGTTACCATCTGCCATCAGCAATCCGCGCAGCGGCGCGCGGGCCCTGCCAGCAGTGAGTCTGGCAGAAGTGGTGGCGCCAGCGGGGTTGGACAATACGATGATGCTGTACCGATTAGCGTATGCCAATGATTTGCAGCTGCGCCCCTATGCCAACTCGCGCTGGACCATGTCACCGTCGCAGCTATTCAGTCAACGACTGAAAGCGCGTTTCGGTCAGGCCGGAGGGACGGTCGTCTCGGTGTCGGACGGCGCTATAAATATTCCGGTGTTACGGATCGAGATGGATGATTTTAGCCAGACCTTCGACAGTGCATCGCATAGCGTCGTTCAGATCACTCTGCGTGCAGCTATTTTTAACGGTCGCCTGTTGCAAGGGCAAAAGATGTTTAGTCGCTCGGCGGTTGCCCAGACCGCAGATGCCGCTGGCGGTGCCAGAGCTTTCTCAACGGCGAGCGACGCATTAATTGACGATTTGATGGACTGGTTGGCTGGCTTATCGCCGAATAAATCACGCCAGTAA
- a CDS encoding ABC transporter ATP-binding protein: MIPPVIQVDKLWTQFGETVVLQDLDLTIEQGEIVGVIGGSGSGKTTLLRQILGLDKPTRGTVSVLGMDISKADVDQMAALQNRWGMLFQMGALFSALTVLDNVAMPLRELRALPESLILDAALLKLQLAGIGPKHALKMPSDLSGGMIKRVALARALALEPELLFLDEPTAGLDPASSAAFVKLILSLHKDMRLTVVMITHDLESLLAMATKIAVLADKRVLAYDTPEHVMKIRHPFIENFFLSAHCEQDTVG, translated from the coding sequence GTGATCCCGCCTGTCATACAGGTCGACAAACTCTGGACGCAATTTGGCGAAACAGTCGTTCTGCAAGATCTTGATCTGACGATAGAGCAGGGCGAAATTGTTGGCGTGATCGGCGGCTCCGGGTCTGGGAAAACTACTTTATTAAGACAAATTTTAGGTTTGGATAAGCCTACACGCGGCACCGTATCGGTGTTGGGGATGGATATCAGTAAAGCCGATGTTGATCAAATGGCAGCACTACAAAATCGCTGGGGGATGTTATTCCAGATGGGTGCATTATTTTCTGCGCTGACGGTGCTCGATAACGTCGCGATGCCGCTGCGTGAACTGCGCGCTTTGCCGGAAAGCCTGATTCTCGACGCGGCGCTACTTAAATTGCAATTAGCCGGTATCGGTCCCAAGCACGCGCTAAAAATGCCCTCCGATTTATCTGGCGGTATGATTAAAAGGGTGGCTCTGGCGCGGGCCTTGGCATTGGAACCAGAGTTATTGTTTTTGGATGAGCCAACGGCGGGACTTGATCCAGCATCTTCTGCAGCTTTCGTTAAATTAATTCTGTCGCTGCATAAGGATATGCGTTTGACGGTGGTTATGATTACGCATGACCTGGAGTCTTTGCTGGCGATGGCGACCAAAATCGCTGTTCTGGCCGACAAGCGGGTACTGGCGTACGACACGCCCGAGCACGTCATGAAAATAAGACATCCATTTATAGAGAACTTCTTCCTCTCGGCACATTGCGAGCAGGACACAGTTGGATAG